The following are from one region of the Cloacibacterium normanense genome:
- the panB gene encoding 3-methyl-2-oxobutanoate hydroxymethyltransferase, whose protein sequence is MSVHSEIKKVTTETLRKMKFDKEKITMLTAYDYTTAKMVDAGGVDAILIGDSAANVMAGHETTLPITLDQMIYHAQCVVRGVDRALVVADLPFGTYQSDPQKALESGVRMMKESGAHAVKIEGGEEIADSVSRLINAGIPVMGHLGLTPQSIYQFGTYKVRAKEDAEAEKLIKDAKILEELGCFALVLEKIPADLAKKVSESISIPTIGIGAGPDCDGQVLVYHDMVGMNKGFSPKFLRRYLDLYTEITGAVSQYVKDVKDVSFPNKNESY, encoded by the coding sequence ATGTCAGTACATTCCGAAATTAAAAAAGTAACGACCGAAACCTTACGAAAAATGAAATTCGATAAGGAAAAAATCACAATGCTTACTGCTTATGATTATACCACTGCCAAAATGGTAGATGCAGGTGGAGTAGATGCTATTTTAATAGGAGATTCGGCGGCGAATGTAATGGCAGGTCACGAAACTACTTTGCCTATTACTTTAGATCAAATGATTTATCACGCTCAGTGCGTAGTAAGAGGAGTAGATAGAGCATTAGTAGTTGCAGATTTACCATTCGGAACGTATCAGTCAGACCCACAAAAAGCGTTAGAATCTGGGGTAAGAATGATGAAAGAATCTGGAGCGCATGCTGTGAAAATAGAAGGTGGCGAAGAAATCGCAGATTCTGTTTCTAGATTAATTAATGCAGGAATTCCAGTAATGGGACATTTAGGTTTAACACCCCAATCTATTTATCAATTTGGAACTTATAAAGTTCGTGCTAAAGAAGATGCAGAAGCCGAAAAACTAATAAAAGACGCTAAAATTTTAGAAGAACTGGGTTGTTTTGCTTTAGTTTTAGAAAAAATTCCTGCTGACTTAGCGAAGAAAGTTTCAGAAAGTATTTCTATCCCAACGATAGGAATTGGAGCGGGACCAGATTGTGATGGTCAAGTTCTGGTTTATCATGATATGGTAGGAATGAATAAAGGATTTTCGCCGAAATTTTTAAGAAGATATTTAGACCTTTATACAGAAATTACAGGCGCCGTTTCACAATATGTAAAAGATGTGAAAGACGTTTCCTTCCCGAATAAGAACGAAAGTTACTAG
- the ccoN gene encoding cytochrome-c oxidase, cbb3-type subunit I: METQKFSYDNSIVRAFLYAMVVFGVVGFLVGLIVATLLFFPSLPEYIFGTDDVTISANSNIMGLVKTQGAFGFGRLRMLHTSAVIFAFVGNCIFAGVYYSIQRLLKARMFSDVLSWINFWGWQLIIVTVVVTFLMGINTSKEYAEHEWPIDIMIALVWVVFGINMFGTIAKRRVRHLYVAIWFYIAGWIGITMLHIFNNLEVPLSFAGWKSYSAYAGVKDALVQWWYGHNAVAFFLTTPVLGLMYYFMPKAADRPVFSYKLSIIHFWSLIFIYIWAGPHHLLYTALPGWAQALGTTFSIALIAPSWGGMLNGLLTLRGAWDKVRENPVLKFFVVAVTCYGMATFEGPLLATKTLNKIGHYTDWVIGHVHVGALGWNGFIAFGMLYYLLPILWRTKLWSVKLANWHFWLGTLGIIFYAIPLYVAGFTQGLMWKQFNPDGTLVYKNFLDTVTAIIPHYQMRFVGGLLYISGSILMVINLIATVRQGSFEKDVPVEAPALAKISDARKEGEGKHLWLERMPLYLTLLSFVALAIGGMVEIIPTLTVKDNVPTIASVKPYTPLELEGRDLYIREGCNACHSQMIRPFRDEVVRYNGKNGQYSKAGEYVYDRPFLWGSKRTGPDLHREGGKNPDTWHFKHMLNPRVTSPGSIMPRYPWLIYNELDRTKTKDKLVLLKNVFGHPYTDEEINNVDKLVDEQAAKIVEGIYSGDAEIKKAFDAQKAQQGAAFVPVEKREIVALIAYLQRLGTDIKTTEVKTASNN; encoded by the coding sequence ATGGAAACACAAAAGTTTAGTTATGACAACAGCATTGTGCGCGCATTTCTTTACGCAATGGTAGTCTTCGGTGTAGTAGGCTTCTTGGTAGGGTTAATCGTAGCAACATTGCTCTTCTTCCCTTCACTTCCGGAATATATTTTCGGTACAGATGATGTTACTATTAGTGCAAATAGTAATATTATGGGATTAGTAAAAACTCAAGGCGCATTTGGTTTCGGTAGATTGAGAATGCTTCACACCAGTGCAGTAATTTTCGCATTCGTAGGAAACTGTATTTTCGCAGGAGTTTATTATTCTATTCAGAGATTATTAAAAGCAAGAATGTTCAGTGATGTTCTTTCTTGGATTAATTTCTGGGGTTGGCAATTAATTATCGTTACTGTGGTAGTTACTTTCCTTATGGGAATTAACACTTCTAAAGAGTACGCAGAACACGAATGGCCAATCGATATTATGATTGCTCTAGTATGGGTAGTATTCGGTATCAATATGTTTGGTACTATTGCCAAGAGAAGAGTAAGACACCTTTACGTAGCGATTTGGTTCTACATCGCAGGATGGATAGGAATCACAATGTTACACATTTTCAACAACTTAGAAGTTCCATTATCATTTGCAGGATGGAAATCTTATTCAGCTTATGCTGGTGTAAAAGATGCTTTAGTACAATGGTGGTATGGTCACAATGCAGTAGCATTCTTCCTTACAACTCCAGTACTTGGTTTAATGTATTATTTCATGCCAAAAGCTGCTGATAGACCTGTATTCTCATACAAATTATCTATCATTCACTTCTGGTCATTAATTTTCATTTATATCTGGGCTGGTCCTCACCACCTGCTTTACACAGCATTACCAGGTTGGGCTCAAGCTTTAGGTACTACATTCTCTATTGCTCTTATCGCACCATCTTGGGGAGGTATGCTTAATGGTTTATTAACTTTAAGAGGAGCATGGGATAAAGTGAGAGAAAATCCTGTTCTTAAATTCTTCGTAGTAGCTGTTACTTGTTATGGTATGGCAACTTTCGAAGGACCACTTTTAGCAACAAAAACTTTAAATAAAATCGGTCACTATACAGACTGGGTAATTGGTCACGTTCACGTAGGTGCATTAGGATGGAATGGTTTCATTGCATTTGGTATGCTTTACTATTTATTACCAATCCTTTGGAGAACAAAACTTTGGTCTGTAAAATTGGCTAACTGGCATTTCTGGTTAGGTACATTAGGTATTATTTTCTATGCAATTCCTTTATACGTTGCTGGATTTACACAAGGTCTAATGTGGAAACAATTTAACCCAGACGGAACATTAGTTTACAAAAACTTCTTAGATACAGTTACTGCAATTATTCCTCACTACCAAATGAGATTTGTAGGTGGATTATTATACATCTCTGGTTCTATTTTAATGGTAATTAACCTTATTGCAACAGTAAGACAAGGTTCATTCGAAAAAGATGTTCCAGTAGAAGCTCCTGCATTAGCTAAAATTTCTGACGCTAGAAAAGAAGGAGAAGGAAAACACCTTTGGTTAGAAAGAATGCCATTATATTTAACCCTATTATCTTTCGTGGCATTAGCAATTGGAGGTATGGTAGAAATTATCCCTACATTAACTGTAAAAGATAATGTTCCTACTATCGCATCTGTAAAACCTTATACTCCACTAGAATTAGAAGGTAGAGATTTATACATCAGAGAAGGATGTAACGCTTGTCACTCACAAATGATTAGACCTTTTAGAGATGAAGTTGTACGTTACAATGGTAAAAACGGACAGTACTCTAAAGCTGGTGAATATGTTTATGACAGACCATTCTTATGGGGTTCTAAAAGAACAGGACCAGATTTACACAGAGAAGGTGGTAAAAACCCAGATACTTGGCATTTCAAACACATGCTAAACCCAAGAGTAACTTCTCCAGGTTCTATCATGCCAAGATATCCATGGTTAATCTATAACGAACTAGACAGAACTAAAACTAAGGATAAATTAGTATTATTGAAAAATGTATTCGGTCACCCTTATACAGATGAAGAAATCAATAATGTAGACAAATTAGTAGACGAACAAGCTGCTAAAATTGTAGAAGGAATCTATTCTGGAGATGCTGAAATCAAAAAAGCATTTGATGCTCAAAAAGCTCAGCAAGGTGCAGCATTCGTTCCTGTAGAAAAGAGAGAAATCGTTGCTTTAATTGCTTATTTACAAAGATTAGGTACAGACATTAAAACTACCGAAGTAAAAACAGCAAGCAATAATTAA
- a CDS encoding RluA family pseudouridine synthase, with protein MQNINSNIASQIIYEDNHLLVINKKVGQLVQGDKTGDESLLDSIKNFIKIRDNKPGNVFLGLVHRIDRPTSGLVIYAKTSKALSRLTQMVKNREIKKTYWAVVAKEMIPPSQRLVHYLKKNEKNNKAIVFPKPTEGAKEAILTYNIVKSLDNYLLLEIDLETGRHHQIRAQLSKNGTPIKGDLKYGSPRSNPDGGIHLHARKLEFIHPVTKENIEITAPVPQNDAIWRACEG; from the coding sequence ATGCAAAACATAAACTCAAATATCGCTTCTCAAATCATCTATGAAGACAATCACCTTTTAGTCATCAATAAAAAAGTGGGACAATTGGTTCAAGGTGATAAAACTGGCGACGAATCTCTGCTAGATTCCATTAAAAATTTTATCAAAATAAGAGATAATAAACCTGGAAATGTTTTTCTAGGTTTGGTTCATAGAATTGATAGGCCTACTTCTGGTTTGGTGATTTATGCCAAAACTTCTAAAGCGCTTTCTCGTCTCACACAAATGGTGAAAAATCGTGAGATTAAGAAAACATATTGGGCAGTGGTAGCCAAGGAAATGATTCCGCCTTCTCAAAGATTGGTTCATTATCTCAAAAAAAATGAGAAAAATAACAAAGCAATTGTTTTCCCAAAACCAACTGAAGGTGCAAAAGAAGCGATTCTTACTTATAATATTGTTAAATCTTTAGATAATTATCTTCTTTTAGAAATCGATTTGGAAACGGGAAGACATCACCAAATCAGAGCACAATTATCTAAAAACGGAACGCCCATAAAAGGAGATTTAAAATACGGTTCGCCACGTTCTAATCCTGATGGTGGAATTCATTTACACGCCAGAAAATTAGAATTTATTCACCCAGTAACTAAAGAAAATATAGAAATTACAGCTCCAGTTCCTCAGAATGATGCAATTTGGCGTGCTTGCGAAGGTTGA
- a CDS encoding cbb3-type cytochrome c oxidase N-terminal domain-containing protein, producing MKHRTPVLVNIVVILFILVLLFYMFIQNTSFLSSPYFWGTIVIGIVLAYIFNAIGALAENERFKQMTDAEKATFLKEKEIPFFKRLYDSGFKKQSDVEEKDILIDHGFDGIKELDNQLPKWWLGLFYFGVIYAVVYLIAYSVSDFAHPDKEYEAEHKQQLADIAAYDAVTPKATIETAKYNADNIAEGEQIFKTNCVSCHSEGGKGGIGPNLTDDFWINQPEKTLFKNVFHMVENGSPNNPAMQAFGKNGVLNGNDIEKVAAYIYHINQEMPDAAGGAAPQGTKANWEK from the coding sequence ATGAAACATAGAACACCCGTACTTGTAAACATTGTAGTAATATTATTTATTTTAGTATTATTATTCTATATGTTTATACAAAATACCTCTTTCTTATCTTCTCCTTATTTCTGGGGAACCATAGTAATTGGTATTGTTTTAGCATACATTTTCAATGCAATCGGTGCATTAGCTGAAAACGAAAGATTCAAGCAAATGACAGATGCAGAAAAAGCAACTTTCTTAAAAGAAAAAGAAATACCATTCTTCAAAAGATTATATGACAGTGGTTTCAAAAAACAATCAGATGTTGAAGAAAAAGACATCCTTATTGACCACGGTTTTGATGGCATCAAAGAATTAGATAATCAATTACCAAAATGGTGGTTAGGTCTATTTTACTTTGGCGTAATTTATGCAGTAGTTTATTTAATTGCATACTCAGTTTCAGATTTTGCTCACCCAGACAAAGAATATGAAGCAGAGCACAAACAGCAATTAGCAGATATCGCAGCTTATGACGCTGTTACTCCTAAAGCGACTATCGAAACTGCAAAATACAATGCAGATAATATTGCAGAAGGTGAACAAATCTTCAAGACCAACTGTGTATCATGTCACAGTGAAGGTGGAAAAGGAGGAATTGGACCAAACTTAACAGATGATTTCTGGATCAATCAACCAGAAAAAACATTATTCAAAAATGTATTCCACATGGTTGAAAATGGTAGTCCAAACAATCCTGCAATGCAAGCTTTCGGTAAAAATGGAGTTCTTAACGGTAACGACATCGAAAAAGTAGCTGCATACATCTACCACATTAACCAAGAAATGCCAGATGCTGCTGGTGGAGCTGCTCCACAAGGAACCAAGGCAAATTGGGAAAAATAA
- a CDS encoding sulfite exporter TauE/SafE family protein, which translates to MEITLILAALGLGFASGFHCIGMCGPIALSLGLSKKQQVNFHLQNLTYQFGRILTYSILGAIVGIVGEGFQLAGIQQYISIFAGVLLMIMALFSFGGDFASKIPAINNALLKVKINLGKFLQKSDYSSRFLTGLLNGLLPCGMVYMALTASLAAGGIWQSASFMAIFGLGTFPFMFATVLFGNLINTALRIKILKIVPIIMLILGGLFILRGLELGIPYISPKKEALKVEKKMNSEKTSDENCH; encoded by the coding sequence ATGGAAATAACCCTTATTTTAGCGGCTCTAGGCTTAGGTTTTGCAAGCGGATTCCACTGTATAGGAATGTGCGGTCCCATTGCGCTTTCACTAGGATTGTCTAAAAAACAACAAGTTAATTTCCATCTTCAAAATCTTACTTATCAATTCGGCAGAATTCTCACTTATTCTATTTTAGGAGCCATTGTAGGAATTGTTGGCGAAGGTTTTCAGCTCGCAGGAATTCAGCAATACATCAGCATTTTTGCAGGAGTTTTATTGATGATTATGGCACTTTTCTCTTTCGGAGGAGATTTTGCCTCAAAAATTCCAGCCATTAATAATGCTTTGCTCAAAGTTAAAATCAATCTCGGAAAATTTTTACAAAAATCTGATTATTCCTCTCGATTTTTAACAGGATTATTAAACGGACTTCTTCCTTGTGGAATGGTTTATATGGCACTTACTGCCAGTTTAGCAGCAGGCGGAATTTGGCAAAGCGCAAGTTTTATGGCTATTTTCGGTTTGGGAACATTTCCGTTCATGTTTGCCACTGTTCTTTTCGGAAATCTAATTAACACGGCTCTTCGAATCAAAATCCTTAAGATTGTACCGATTATCATGCTCATTTTAGGAGGTTTATTCATTCTAAGAGGTCTAGAATTAGGTATTCCTTACATCTCTCCTAAAAAGGAAGCTTTGAAGGTAGAAAAGAAAATGAACTCAGAGAAAACTTCAGACGAAAACTGTCACTAA
- a CDS encoding Crp/Fnr family transcriptional regulator, translated as MSLEKQIFIENKFLSVFNDKAFKEILSKEDYTKYINAKQTLFFNKGESLFEEGRNVEGVFFIESGTAKLYKLGFNRKEQILRFIKEGDIIGYRALLIGEAYQATAEAMSDLQATYIPADVFLHLLEVDPQLSFAMLQKISFELGESSNTVTFLAQKTVRERLAEVLLLLEQKLGTDPEGFIKISLTREEIANLIGTATESAIRLISEFKQDNYIEVEGRNLKILNHEKLRKLGHVVL; from the coding sequence ATGTCTTTAGAAAAACAAATTTTTATTGAAAACAAGTTTCTAAGTGTTTTTAATGACAAGGCTTTTAAGGAAATTCTATCTAAAGAAGATTACACTAAATATATCAATGCGAAGCAAACTCTTTTCTTTAATAAAGGAGAATCTCTTTTCGAGGAAGGAAGAAATGTAGAAGGTGTTTTTTTTATAGAAAGTGGTACAGCAAAACTTTATAAACTAGGTTTTAATAGAAAAGAACAAATCTTAAGATTCATCAAAGAAGGTGATATTATTGGTTATAGAGCGCTGTTAATTGGTGAAGCTTATCAAGCAACTGCTGAAGCGATGAGCGATTTACAAGCGACTTATATTCCTGCAGATGTGTTTCTTCATTTGCTAGAAGTAGATCCTCAATTGTCTTTTGCAATGCTTCAAAAAATCTCTTTTGAATTGGGCGAAAGTTCTAATACAGTAACTTTCTTGGCTCAAAAAACAGTAAGAGAAAGATTAGCAGAAGTGCTTCTTCTTCTAGAGCAGAAATTAGGAACAGACCCAGAAGGTTTTATCAAAATTTCTTTAACAAGAGAAGAAATTGCTAACTTAATCGGAACTGCTACAGAAAGTGCCATCAGATTAATCTCAGAATTTAAACAAGACAACTACATAGAAGTGGAAGGAAGAAACTTAAAAATCTTAAACCACGAAAAACTAAGAAAATTAGGACACGTAGTTTTATAA
- the ccoS gene encoding cbb3-type cytochrome oxidase assembly protein CcoS yields MEILYLMIICSVSIAVIFLIVFIISAKNGQFDDDESPAVRILLEDKKQETENKEETEKN; encoded by the coding sequence GTGGAAATTCTCTATTTAATGATCATCTGCAGCGTCTCTATAGCTGTAATTTTTCTAATAGTATTTATTATTAGTGCCAAGAATGGTCAGTTTGACGATGACGAATCTCCCGCTGTAAGAATCCTTCTTGAAGACAAGAAGCAAGAAACAGAAAACAAAGAAGAAACAGAAAAAAATTAA
- a CDS encoding heavy metal translocating P-type ATPase, with amino-acid sequence MAENCFHCGQEIDKDRIFFDEKAFCCNGCKSVYEILNANNLGNFYELNKNSGIRPDENLSQFDYLDTPEIFEKVVDFSEGNTSVVTFKIPVIHCSSCIWLLESLQDLNNNIRYSQVNFTKKTLQVSFNQNELPLSELAKFLTNLGYKPVISLETADKKEAAVDRSLTIKVAVAGFAFGNAMMFAFPEYLNTGSSVDFWLEEFAPFFRFLTFLLSIPVVVYSASDYYKSAWFGLKNKIVNIDVPIVLGILVLFFRSVYEIATNYGPGYFDTLCGLLFFMLLGKIFQKRTYSALSYDRDYKSFYPIAVTKVDFGGRQQNILLSDIKIGDRILVRNQEIIPVDAVLINGEGNIDNSFITGESATITKNPGDKIFAGGKQIGSILELEVIKTVNQSYLTQLWNKEAFRKEELGLDTLVNQISKYFTFIILGITLLAGIYWYQIDFEKMFQVVSAILIVACPCALALSTPFTMGHIMRILGRNKMYVKDAHTIEKMAKIDTLVFDKTGTITYNKKANISFEGQEIAEFDLKNIKSLLKNSNHPLSKSLYEFLEVQDEYLPIENFKETAGKGYEATVRGKVYKIGSAKFTNQEAKSLETAVYIERDGEFLGKYIFKNEYRDGLAEMATELKDYKIHVLSGDNSSEEQTLKNLIPNITEMRFSQSPEDKLEYIKHLQDQGKKVAMLGDGLNDAGALKQSNIGIAIADDTNSFTPSSDVIMNGGVLTKLHDYFALTKDAMIIVKLTFGISFLYNVVGLTAAVLGEMSPLFAAILMPLSSISVVAFTSLSTWLRSRKYFKF; translated from the coding sequence ATGGCAGAAAATTGTTTCCATTGTGGACAAGAAATAGATAAAGATAGAATTTTCTTCGATGAGAAGGCATTTTGTTGTAACGGATGCAAATCTGTTTATGAAATTCTTAATGCAAATAATCTCGGAAATTTTTATGAATTAAATAAAAATTCTGGAATTAGACCAGACGAAAATCTTTCTCAGTTTGATTATTTAGATACTCCAGAAATTTTCGAAAAAGTAGTAGATTTTTCTGAAGGGAATACCAGTGTAGTCACCTTTAAAATCCCAGTGATTCACTGTAGCTCTTGTATTTGGTTATTAGAGAGTTTACAAGATTTGAATAACAATATTAGATATTCACAGGTAAATTTCACCAAGAAAACATTACAAGTTTCTTTTAACCAAAATGAATTACCTCTAAGTGAATTGGCAAAATTCTTGACGAATCTTGGTTATAAACCCGTGATTTCATTAGAAACGGCAGACAAAAAAGAAGCTGCAGTAGACAGAAGTCTCACCATAAAAGTGGCAGTTGCAGGATTTGCCTTCGGAAATGCGATGATGTTTGCGTTCCCAGAATATTTAAACACGGGTTCTTCCGTAGATTTCTGGTTAGAAGAGTTTGCACCGTTTTTCAGATTTTTAACCTTCTTACTTTCCATTCCAGTGGTAGTGTATTCTGCATCAGATTATTACAAATCTGCATGGTTTGGCTTGAAAAATAAAATTGTAAATATAGACGTCCCGATTGTCTTAGGAATTCTCGTTTTATTTTTCAGAAGTGTCTACGAAATCGCAACCAATTACGGTCCTGGATATTTTGATACGCTTTGTGGATTATTATTCTTCATGTTGTTGGGTAAAATTTTCCAAAAGAGAACTTATTCTGCACTTTCGTATGATAGAGATTACAAATCTTTTTATCCAATTGCTGTAACCAAAGTAGATTTTGGGGGACGACAACAAAATATTTTACTTTCTGATATTAAAATTGGCGATAGAATTTTAGTTAGAAACCAAGAAATTATTCCTGTAGATGCGGTTTTAATTAATGGTGAAGGAAACATAGACAATAGTTTCATTACTGGTGAAAGTGCTACGATTACCAAAAATCCTGGGGATAAAATCTTTGCAGGAGGGAAACAAATTGGTTCCATTTTGGAACTAGAAGTCATCAAAACTGTGAACCAAAGTTATTTAACTCAACTTTGGAATAAAGAAGCCTTCAGAAAAGAAGAATTAGGACTCGATACTTTGGTGAATCAAATTTCAAAATATTTCACTTTTATCATTTTAGGAATTACGCTTCTCGCTGGAATTTATTGGTATCAAATAGATTTTGAAAAAATGTTCCAAGTGGTTTCTGCGATTTTGATTGTGGCTTGTCCTTGTGCATTAGCGCTTTCTACTCCATTTACGATGGGACACATCATGAGAATTTTGGGCAGAAACAAAATGTATGTGAAAGATGCTCACACCATTGAAAAAATGGCAAAAATTGACACTTTGGTTTTCGATAAAACAGGAACAATTACTTATAACAAAAAAGCCAACATCAGTTTTGAAGGTCAAGAGATCGCTGAATTTGATTTAAAAAACATAAAATCTTTACTCAAAAATTCTAATCATCCGCTTTCTAAATCGCTTTACGAATTTTTAGAAGTACAAGACGAATATTTACCAATTGAAAACTTCAAAGAAACTGCCGGAAAAGGTTACGAAGCCACAGTAAGAGGAAAAGTTTACAAAATTGGTTCTGCAAAATTCACGAATCAAGAAGCTAAATCACTAGAAACTGCCGTTTACATAGAAAGAGATGGTGAGTTTTTAGGAAAATATATCTTCAAAAACGAATATAGAGATGGTTTAGCTGAAATGGCAACAGAATTGAAAGATTATAAAATCCATGTATTAAGTGGAGATAATTCTTCAGAAGAACAAACACTTAAAAATCTTATTCCAAATATTACTGAAATGAGATTTAGTCAATCGCCGGAAGATAAATTAGAGTATATCAAGCATTTACAAGATCAAGGTAAAAAAGTTGCCATGCTTGGAGATGGATTAAATGATGCAGGTGCTCTGAAACAAAGTAACATAGGAATTGCGATTGCAGATGACACCAATTCTTTCACGCCGAGTTCAGATGTGATCATGAATGGAGGTGTTTTGACAAAGTTGCATGACTATTTTGCACTCACAAAAGATGCCATGATCATTGTGAAATTAACATTTGGGATTAGTTTTCTATATAATGTGGTAGGTTTAACTGCAGCAGTTCTAGGCGAGATGTCTCCTTTGTTTGCTGCAATTTTGATGCCTTTAAGCTCGATAAGTGTAGTTGCATTTACCTCATTATCAACATGGTTAAGATCAAGGAAATACTTCAAATTTTAA
- the ccoG gene encoding cytochrome c oxidase accessory protein CcoG — translation MANKEEQIGAGQVIHAETFRDSVSTIEQSGSRKWVYPKKPKGKFTNYRDIVTFILLAIFFITPFLKINGNAMLKINIIDREFFIFGQPFYPQDFFILALGAITSLVFIILFTVIFGRIFCGWICPQTIFMEGVFRKIEFWIEGDRNKQIRLASQPWNAEKIWKKGLKWSVYVVISLIITHWMFMYIVGVEDTLKIMRGGPVEYPTNFIVMVIFTGLFYFVFAWFREQVCTLVCPYGRLQGVLIDKETVNVFYDYKRGENRAKWRKGEDRKAAGKGDCIDCNQCVVVCPTGIDIRNGQQLECINCTMCIDACDEVMIKTGLPTGLIRYATEDEIEKEEKFKFTNRMKAYSLVLLALVGVLGFLLNNRGGLEAKFIKPAGSSFYVKDGKINNTYNYTFLNKTNDDKLVTIKVIEPKHGEVIFSGNSTIALKRDKITKGTVNVSFPEKEVNQPKLIVTFGVYDSKGKLLDTFETNFEGPFKLQF, via the coding sequence ATGGCTAATAAAGAAGAACAAATTGGCGCTGGTCAAGTAATTCATGCAGAAACCTTCAGAGATTCTGTATCAACTATAGAACAATCAGGTTCTAGAAAATGGGTATATCCTAAAAAACCAAAAGGGAAATTTACCAATTACAGAGATATTGTCACGTTCATTTTATTAGCCATTTTCTTTATTACTCCATTTCTTAAAATAAATGGAAATGCAATGCTCAAAATAAATATTATCGATAGAGAATTTTTTATTTTCGGGCAACCATTCTATCCGCAAGACTTCTTTATTCTTGCATTAGGAGCAATTACTTCTCTTGTTTTCATTATTCTTTTTACCGTAATCTTCGGAAGAATTTTCTGTGGTTGGATTTGTCCACAAACTATTTTTATGGAAGGTGTTTTCCGTAAAATAGAATTTTGGATTGAAGGAGATAGAAACAAACAAATTAGATTAGCCAGTCAACCTTGGAATGCAGAAAAAATATGGAAAAAAGGATTGAAATGGTCTGTTTATGTAGTAATCTCACTTATCATTACTCACTGGATGTTTATGTACATCGTAGGTGTAGAAGACACGCTTAAAATTATGAGAGGAGGACCGGTAGAATACCCTACTAATTTCATTGTAATGGTAATTTTCACTGGATTATTTTACTTCGTTTTTGCTTGGTTCAGAGAGCAAGTGTGTACACTTGTTTGTCCTTATGGCAGATTACAAGGTGTATTGATTGACAAAGAAACCGTAAACGTTTTCTACGATTATAAAAGAGGTGAGAACAGAGCAAAATGGAGAAAAGGTGAAGACAGAAAAGCTGCAGGAAAAGGAGATTGTATCGATTGTAATCAGTGCGTAGTCGTTTGTCCTACTGGTATTGACATCAGAAATGGTCAACAGTTAGAATGTATCAACTGTACCATGTGTATTGATGCTTGTGATGAAGTAATGATCAAAACAGGTTTACCTACAGGTCTTATTCGTTACGCTACAGAAGACGAAATCGAAAAAGAAGAAAAATTCAAATTTACAAATAGAATGAAAGCGTACTCGCTTGTTCTATTAGCATTAGTTGGTGTTTTAGGTTTTTTATTAAACAACAGAGGTGGTTTAGAAGCTAAATTCATAAAACCAGCGGGAAGTTCTTTCTATGTGAAAGACGGAAAAATTAATAATACCTACAATTACACCTTCCTAAACAAAACTAATGATGATAAACTTGTTACCATAAAAGTAATTGAACCAAAACATGGTGAAGTTATTTTCAGTGGAAACAGTACTATCGCTCTAAAACGTGACAAAATCACCAAAGGAACTGTAAATGTAAGTTTCCCTGAAAAAGAAGTGAACCAACCAAAATTAATTGTTACTTTTGGCGTTTATGATTCTAAAGGAAAACTTTTAGACACTTTCGAAACTAATTTTGAAGGTCCATTTAAGTTACAATTCTAA
- a CDS encoding FixH family protein translates to MKFTWGHGIVVALGLFISFILYLIFIFPIGKQNSELVTENYYEDELSYQKVIDAKNNAATLTAKPQYAQLPYGIRIAFPKDINNENAKIEYYLYRTNDKTQDKTGSVQLDADNSFLIPKNFMIPGSYTLKVLWTKDGKDYQVDYDVEWK, encoded by the coding sequence ATGAAATTCACTTGGGGACATGGTATAGTAGTCGCTTTAGGACTTTTTATATCCTTTATTTTGTATTTAATTTTCATTTTTCCAATTGGTAAACAGAATTCTGAATTGGTTACCGAAAATTATTATGAAGACGAATTATCTTATCAAAAAGTGATCGATGCTAAAAATAATGCCGCAACCTTAACTGCAAAACCTCAATATGCACAGTTGCCTTACGGAATTAGAATTGCTTTCCCTAAAGATATCAACAATGAAAATGCTAAAATAGAGTACTATTTATACAGAACCAATGACAAAACACAAGACAAAACAGGTTCTGTGCAACTAGATGCAGATAATAGCTTTTTAATCCCTAAGAATTTTATGATTCCAGGTTCATATACACTAAAAGTTTTGTGGACTAAAGATGGAAAAGATTATCAAGTAGATTATGATGTAGAATGGAAATAA